The window CCTGACTCCACTCTATGGATTTCATTTATTCCTGAAATCAAGTGGTTGGGGTTTCCAACAAACTCTTTACCTAATAAGTTGGAGATATCTTGAATTGTTATGGGAGACTTTAGTTTCAAAGGTCAAATATTTGATTTACAAAGGTGGTGAGAATGTTGATTTAATGGAATAAAAAAAATTAATCCAATAATTCTGCAATTTGATTGAACTGCTCTGCTACCCAATCCAATTCAATCTGGCTTATAATTAATGGTGGACAAATTCTTAGTGCACTATCAGCAAATAAAAACCAATCAACAATTATTCCTCTTTCAAGAGCAAGTTGAATAAATTTCATTAAAACAAAATTGTTATCCATAGGAATTGAAATCATAAGTCCTTTACCTCTTCGCTTTTGGAAAATAGGGTGAATTAGCTTAGACAAAAAATACTCACCTTTCTTTTTGGCTGCTTCGGCCAGATTTTCATTCAAAATGTAGCTAAGGCTCGCAAATGAAGCTGCGCAACAAACAGGATGACCCCCAAAGGTTGTTATATGACCAAGAATAGGATGGTGGGTCAAGGTAGACATAATCTCGTTGGATGAAATAAAGGCACCAATAGGCATTCCCCCGCCAAGACCTTTTGCTAAGCATAGAATATCAGGTATAATTTGATAAGATTCGAATGCCCATAAACTACCTGTTCGTCCACAACCAGTTTGAATTTCATCAACTATTAAAAGTGCCCCAGTCTGGTTGCATTTTTTTTGCAATTTCTGTAAGTAATCATTTTCGGGAAGAATTACACCTGCTTCTCCTTGAATGGGTTCAACCACGACACATGCTGTATCATGTGTAATTTGTTCTAAGTCATTTAATTTGTTAAATTCAATTAATTTAGTGTTGGGTAGAAGAGGTCTAAATGCATTTTTGTATGTTTCACTTCCCATTATACTTAATGGTCCATGAGTACTGCCATGATATGAATTTTTAAATGAAATTAGTTCGGTCCTCTTTGTATAACGTTTTGCAAGCTTTAGTGCACCATCAATTGCCTCTGCACCTGAATTTACAAAATAAACGGATTGTAGGTTGGAGGGTAAGTTGGAAGAAAGAAGATGAGCAAGTTGAACCTGAGGACTTTGAATATATTCTCCATAAACCATGGTATGCATATACCTATTGGCTTGTTCTGTAATTGCTTTAATAACATCAGGATGGCAGTGCCCAACATTGCTAACTGCTATGCCACTAATAAAGTCAATGTATTTTTTCCCTTGAGTATCTTCAATAAAAACTCCTTCTGCTTTTGAAATTTCGATAGCTAAAGGAAATGGGGAAGTTTGACCAATATGTTTAAAAAATAATTCCCTGTTATTCATTGAATGATTGCTTAGCGTCAATTGGTTTTGTATCAGAGGTCAATAGTTTGGAATTAAGGTTCATCAATTCTTGATTTTTACAAATTAATTCTTCTTCAATTTTTATCAGGTTTCTTTTTAGTTTTCTGTTTTTAGTTTGAAGGTATAAGGTTAAAAGGGAAAGGATAAGCAATAGTATAATTCCCAAGGTTTTTTTTGATTTATACCATGGGTTTTTAATGATGATTGTAATATTTAATGGGTTACTTTCTTGGTTGTTTTGATTTTTGGTTTTTATCGATAAAGTGTAGGTTCCACTGGGTAAGGCATGGAATTTTAAGGTGTTGTCAGTTGTCCAATTAGTCCATTCTGATTGTAGGCCTACCATTTTATATGAAAACAAGTTAGAACTCAAGGTGTTAAAATTTGGGGAAGAAATGTTTATTTTAAGGAGGTTGGGGGTTTGTGGAATTTCAATAG is drawn from Bacteroidia bacterium and contains these coding sequences:
- a CDS encoding aspartate aminotransferase family protein produces the protein MNNRELFFKHIGQTSPFPLAIEISKAEGVFIEDTQGKKYIDFISGIAVSNVGHCHPDVIKAITEQANRYMHTMVYGEYIQSPQVQLAHLLSSNLPSNLQSVYFVNSGAEAIDGALKLAKRYTKRTELISFKNSYHGSTHGPLSIMGSETYKNAFRPLLPNTKLIEFNKLNDLEQITHDTACVVVEPIQGEAGVILPENDYLQKLQKKCNQTGALLIVDEIQTGCGRTGSLWAFESYQIIPDILCLAKGLGGGMPIGAFISSNEIMSTLTHHPILGHITTFGGHPVCCAASFASLSYILNENLAEAAKKKGEYFLSKLIHPIFQKRRGKGLMISIPMDNNFVLMKFIQLALERGIIVDWFLFADSALRICPPLIISQIELDWVAEQFNQIAELLD